The region CGGGAAACGCGGGTCATTTATCGGACCGTGACGACGGGTGGTTCGTTTGGGGCCTCGCCGTTTCGGCAATGGATTGGCCTGGGCAAAGCAGGGAAGGTGGATCGGTTGGAGATTGATTGGCCGGGCAGCGGGACGCGACAAGTGGTGCGGGAAGTCCCGGTGAGAAGGCGCATCACGATAACGGAAGGAGACGGCACGCCGGTGGTGGTGGTCCCCGCCAGGTGGGGAAGGGCTCGCGAATGAGGAGACCTTTGACGGTCAAAGGTTTCGCTTCTGGGCGCGGCGCTTCGCGGCGAGAAGCTTGCTGGTCGTGCCCGCTTCTTCGCCGGCTTGCTCCGGTGCCGAGACGGTTGCTTGACCTGTCGGGGTGGAGGGCTGGGCGGTGGGTTCCGAGCGCGGCGTGGAGAAATCCCCCAGGACGGAGGCGTTCGAGCCGGCAGGATCCCGGGGTTTGAAGATTTCAGGATCCGCCGCGGTGGAGGCGGGACGGCGGGCTCGCACTTCATCGCGACGGGCGAGCAGGGCTCCCAAAGATTCCTCCGCGTCGGGAGTGACGGCGGGTTTCTCCCAAAAGAATAGAAATCGCCGCAACGAGCGCGTTGCCTTTTTCCATTCTTCCCAGTCGGGCTGGATGCGGCGAACGGCGATGTCGAGCGGGAAGAGGACGATGGCGAGTTTCAGGAGCCATTCCCAAAGGTCGCGGGGTTGATGGGTTTTCTTGCGATCATGGAGGAATGGGCTGTCCTCCGGACGTTCCAGATCCAGCATTTTTCCGCCGGTCGTTTCGGCGAGGCGGCCGAGCAGGGGGGTGTTGGGTTCGGAAGCGTTGAATTCCGGGGAGTAATTGACGCTGGTGCCGAGGCTCTGGCGCGAGCGCACGACGCCGTCTTTGAAATCGAGCAGGTTGAGCAGATACATGCCGACTTCTTTCGTGGGGAATCGGGCTTCATAGTGACCCGGGCCGGATTGTTGGAGCCGGACGGTTTGTTTTTCCCCTTTGGGGCCGACCACGACGGTTTGCAGGTTCAGGAAATTGCGGAAGTTGCCCTGGCTGTCCACGGCTTCGACGGTGAGGATGCCTTCTCCTTTCTCGATGGAAATGTCGGTGTTGAACTCGGAGTTCTCGAGGCGACGCAAGCTCCATTGCGCCACTTGGATCCAGAACTGACGGTAGCGATCCCAGGAGAGCCACGGCGCGGCCCAGCGGGCTTTGGCGTCGGAGGTGAAGGCCACGGCACGTCCAAGCCCGAACTGCCAGTGTGCGAGGACCGGATCGCCCTTGTCGGACACGAGCGGCACCTCGGCCCTGGGTTTGGGGGAAGTGGCGACGTAGCCGCGGAGCATGGGAAACTCCGCGCCGCCGATGCCGCGGGTGAGTTCGGAAGAGGAGGCCAGTCGAGGCTTGAATGGCTCTTCAAAAATGGCGGATTTGAGGATGACCGCGGCTTCTTTGACGAAGATTTGGGGCAGTGACGCGGGAGAACGGACATCGTAGAACTGGCCTTTTCCCTTGGTCGCCAAGTCCATCATCGTGTCGGGATTGACATGTCCCCCGATCATGACGGTGCTGAGGGTAATGCGATTGCCGACGATTTCGGACATGAGTTTGGCGTCGGGAGCGCCAGGATCCCCGTCACTGAAGACCACCATGTGTTTGATGCTGGCGTTGGATTTCTTGAGCCCCTCGTTGGCCATTTCCATGACCCGCTGGAAATTGGGCATGTCGCCAGGATTCATTCCCGCGATGGCTCTTCCCATGGCTTTCTTGTCCGCGACTTTGGCCAGTTCGAAGAGCCAGCGGTCGGTGCCGTCCCACATGACGATGCCCATCTCGTCCTGGGGACCGAGCGCGTCGAGGGCGGCGAAGGCGATATCGCGCGCCCATTGATTGCCGTTGGGGAATTCGGTGGCGTGGCAGACAATGACCATGGCGCCGCTCGGCAGCACCTTCTTGCTGCTGAGTTCCATGTCGAGGGGAAGCGCGCTTTCCAAGGGGGTTCCACGATAGCCGCCGGCGGCGAAGGCCTGGTCTCCGCCGATGCAGACCAATCCGATGCCGAAGTCCCGCACCGCACTTTCCAACAAACGCATGAGATCGAGGCCGAGATCTCCCGCGGCGACGTTCGAGAGGAAGATCGCGTCATAACTCTGCATCTCCGCCAGATTGCCCGGAAATCCGTTGATGCCGGCGACTTTGAGGTCGAACTGAGCCGAGCGCAGGACGTCGGCGAGGTTGGCGTCCTGTTCCGGGGCGGAAGAAACGAGCAGGATGCGAGGATCTCCTTTGACGCTGGTGAAACTGGTGGCGCGGTTGTTCTGCGGGACCATGTCGCCGGGCGCGTCGAGTTGCACTTCGTAACTGTAGAAACCGGGTTCGGTGAGCGTTTGAGGGAAGGAGAAGAGATTCTTTCCGGCATCGAGTGTGACTTGCTGCTCCCCCAGCAACTGGTCGTTGCGGTAGAGGCGGACCTTGCCCGACTGCAGGCGGTCGGCTTGAGCAAAGATTTTGACATCGAAAGTTTGTCCCTTCTTCAACTGCGGCGGGAGGCTGAGCTTCTGAATGGATGTATCATTCTTTCTTGCCGCGCCTAAAGGGAGGACGTCGATGCTGATGCCGAGAGGCCCTGCCGCATAAGCGGCGGCGGCGGCGTCTCCTACATTCTCATTCCCGTCCGAAATGAGGACGATGCGCTTTTGTCCGGTCTCGGGGAAGGCGGCGGCAGCCAGCCGGATGGCGCCAGCGAGATCCGTCCGCTCCGTCGAAAGGACGGAGTGAATCTTCTGCAAGTGGACGACAGGATTGGCGGACGATTCGATGCTGGCCGAGCTGCCAAAAACCACGACCCCACCGCGATCCTCCTTTTTCTTCAACGCGGAAGTTTGGTTGACGAATTGCCGGGCTGCCTCCTGCTGGGGAGAAGGCACGCTGTCCGAACGATCCAACACGAAGAAGACGTTCATGCCCTCCACCGGTTTGAGGTGCTGCAGACCAGCGATGGACAGCACGGTGAGGGTGACAATGAAGAGCCTCAGGCCCAGGGCGAGCCACTTGCGGAAGGCGCTCATGCCGACATCCGACCGGAAGTGGAAGTACAGCGTCCAAGGCACGGCGACGAGCCAGAGGAGCAACCACCAGGGATCGGTCAAGCGGAAGTTCAAAACGTCTTCGTCAGGTTGGTGAGACTCGAATCCGCAGTGGAAGGCCTCGCGACTGGGGCGAGAGGGGTGGAGCTGCGACGTGAGAATTTTTGGAGCCGATGATTGAGCGCATCCGCGACGTAGAGGTTGCCCTCGGCGTCGAGGGCGATGGACCAGGGATTGTTGAACTGTCCGGGGCGCGATCCGGCACCGCCCAGAATTTCCACTGACCGATACTGGGAATCGAAGATTTGCACGCGGCTATTGCCAAACTCGCACACGAAGATCATGCCTTCCGCGTTCACCTTCACATCGTAGGGGTAACTCAGCTTTCCGGGGGCGGTCCCCGCTCCGCCGAATGAAGCCAGGGGTTGACCGTTCGAGTCGAAGACCTGGATTCGATGGTTGCAGGAATCCGCCACGAAGAACCGTCCATCAGGTGCCACAGCCAACCCCTCGGCACGATTGAATTCTCCCGTCGCGGCGCCACCCTGACCCCAGGACCGGACGAGGCTTCTTCCGTCGTTGGAAAAGACCTGCACACGCTCCACCCGGCTATATTCGGAAACAGCCAGCTCGCCTTTCGGCGTCAGGGCGATGGACCTGGGAAACGCGAGTTGGCCCGCGTTTGTGCCTTCCACACCCCAAACCTCCACCTTGCTTCCCAAAGCGTCGAATCGTGTCACACGGGTATAATGAGGTTCCACCACCCAAACACCTCCCTGGGCGGCGGCCGCCATGCCCTTCGGCTTGCCTTTGTCCGTGACTTCCAACTCCCAAAAACGCTCAAACGCTCCATCTTGGGCAAACTTCACGATGCGACCGGTCATGTCCGCCGCATAGACGCAACCCATGGAGTCCACCGCCAGGGAGCGGGGTTTGTTGAACTCGCCCGGTCCCGTGCCGCGTTTTCCCATGATCTGGACGGATTCAAAAAAGCGGCTGCGCCACTGGACCTCGTCAGGATTGGCCGAGCCGCAGCCTGTTCCAGCGGTGACTCCACTCAGCAAGAGCAACAGCGCCGTCCGCGTGAAAAACGCTGAACCCAGCCATCCCAGGTATTTTCCGAGGGCGCCGAACACGAGCGGAGCCAGCGCCATCATGAGCAGCATGGCGCAAATCGAATAGACTTGGGTGTTGTGTCCATAGTGGAGCAAGTGGAACACACGGAGAGCGAGGGTTTCACCTCCCGGCGGCACAATCAGAACGCCTGTTTCCACATCCCAGAGCGCGAGAAGGAAAACCAGCGTCCAGGCTGCTCCGGCGCGCGATCGCCATTGCGGCCATTGGATCTTGTGAAAATGCAGCCACCCCCTGAGCCCGTCGAGCTTTGCGGCATCCAGCAGGTCGCGGTCCTCCGTTCGCCGCGCTTCCACAAGCATCAAGATGGGCCAGCCGGCGTAGCGAATCACCATCAGGAGTCCGATGAGGAGATTCGACGGATACCATCCATCGAATCCGGGACGATTGAATGCGGCGATGCTTGTGATTCCAAAGAGGAAGCCGGGCATGAGGAAAAACACGATCCAAGCCGAGCAGACTTTCCACCGGGACAGGATCCAGCCCAAACCGGTGGCACAGGTGGCCGTGGCCGCCGCCAGAACGAAACTTTGTTTGGCCGCTTCAGCACTCGCCTGCCCTGTGGCGGGCAACTCGATCCACGTCCTGGCATCGAACATCAATCCGCCGAGTGGAAGTCCAATCGAGACGAAACCCAAGGCGGCGCAGAACACCGCCGCGCCCACTTTTTCGGGCGAATGCAAACAGCCGCGAAGCCACGCTCGCAGCGGATTCCAATTCGATTCGGATCGTTCAGCACCAGACGTTGACCGGGCCGTGTGGTGCCGCTGAGCTTCGAGAGGTTGTGCGAAGGTGCGCCACTTCAAAAAAGGAGCAAGAGTCAACCCCAGGAGGACCAGCGGAAGGGAGTGGAGCAAGGCGGTGCCGGTGTCGAAGCGGGTGTTGAAAGCGATCCAGGCCGCTTCGGGCAGAACCTTGATCTGCAGCACGGTGGGGATGGTGAATTGATTCAATGCCAGGATGGCGGTCAGTCCCGCCGCGGTCCACCACGCCCCGCGAGCACAGGGCCACAACATCGTCCGGAACTGAATCCACCCTTTGATGGCCGGATCTTGTTCAAGCAAACCCGGGCCCAAGCGCGTCCACGCCGCCCGCACCGCCAGAGTGGTGATCGGCCAGAGCCAAAGGGAGAGCAGGAAGACGCCTCCCGGAAGCGAGAACAGATAGGACGTGCCACCTCGCACACCGGGCACGGTCCCTCCGGTTTGCCCGATCCAATAGGAGAGCAACAGAAACGGAGGCATGGCCAGGACGAGCAGTGCCAAAACATGCATGGCGTTTTGAACAACGCGCGGCAGGGTGCGCGTCGCGAGCGCGGCGGCGAGTCCCAGACCTCCAGCGGAGACGGCCGTCCCGGCGGCGACCGCCAGGCTGTTCGCGAGAATGGCGCCCGTCGGGGTCATCGGGTGAACAGTTGCCGGAGGAAATCCATTCCCGACGTCGCATCAGCACCGGTTGGCCGGACGGTGGACGCGGCCAGGACGGCGACGGTGCGGGAGGGTTCGTTGCTTTCGACCTCATCAAACCCTCCGCTCGCCACGAGAGCCCTCGCCACCTCTTCGCCGCCGAGGAAATCGGCAAGACGTCGAGCGGCGGGGGATTCTGGACGTCCCGAAACGATTCCGACGAAGGCTCGCAACTTCATGGGCACGTCCTCGATGGGCACTTCCCCGACCGGCAACCCTTCGCGTTGTCCGGCGCGTATGTCATCCGAGTCGGTCAAGCCAGCCGCGGCGCGTCCGAGTCCGACCATTTTCACGACCATGGAATTCCCGTCGAGCACGAGTGGCTTCTGGGCCGCGAGCGTGCTGGCCCAAGCCCTCCAACCGGCATCGCCCATGGCGGTGCGGGCGGCGAGGAGGTGAGCCCCGGTGGTTCCGAAAAGCGGATAGGCCAGGGCTAATCGCCCTTGCCACTCGGTGTTGGTTAGAGAAGCGAGGAAGCGGGGCGCCTGGTGCCGAGCCACGAGATTCGTATTGATGACCAAGGCTCGATGTCGGCAGGCGGTGTGGGAGCCCTTGAATTCGGCGAGGATGCCTTGGCTTGCGAGTTCGAACGCGCGGTGGGATTCGTTGCTCCAAAAGACATCGCAGCGAGGATGGCTCCTCTCCGCCCGTAATCGATTGGCCAATCCGACGGTCTTGACGGCTTCACTGTCGAACACGGTCCGCACCCGGATCCCGGTGGATTGCTCGAACCGCTTGAGGAGGGGTTCAGCATAGATCCGATCCTGCGAGGTGTAGAGAGTCACGGATGATTCCGGCCCGTGGCTGCCGGAACACCCGGCGGCAAGCCACGCGGCCAGAGCCCATGTGAGGATCCATGGCATGGAGCGGCAGTTCACGCGGTGCGTTTGTTGAAATACCACCATTCGCAGCACATCAGCACGAGCGCGGCTGCGGCAATCCAGCGCCAAAGTTCGAGGCTGGCCTTTTTCAGCGTCGTGGCGGACACCTCGCCGTATTTGCCGAGTTTGATCTCCTCGCGCGGCGCGATGTCGCTCTCGGGAGAATCGAGTAAATTCACGGCAAACAGGGTTTCTTGGGTGCCCGCCTTGAGGTGATAGACGCCTTGCCGGGAGGTGTCGCCCACGACGATGTCGCGGGACTGGGGTTCCAAATCCAGGGAACGCGTGGTTCCGTCGGGGAAAGTTACTTCTGCCTTTGCGACGCCCTCCGGCTTCGGCAGTCGGAACGGCTCGCCGGCGCGAATCGAGAGTGGACTGCCTGAAAAGGGATTGAGCCACTCCACCGCGTTGACCATGAAAATGATGAAGGACGGGCGTCGCGGCCATGAGCTTTTCAACACGTCGAAGCCCACCCAGACAATCCTTTGGCGCTCCCGTTCTCCAGCGAGAATCAACGGCGATTGCTGCGAATCGAGGATGGACACCGCCCAATCCGGCGTCCGCACCGCATTCGCCTGGGCGATCTGGACGTTGTCGAAGCTGACAAATCGCATCAGCGTGTGGCTGGTTTTCCAGTCCACAATGGCCGGGGCTTCCAGGGGCGCGGGGGGCGCAGAAAACCAGGCCGGGTTCGAGGTGTGAATCGCCAGGACGTTCTGTTCCGGCCATACCGAGGGCGTGAGATCGTCCAGCACCACCAAGTCCGTCTGAGGCGGCGTTTTGATGTCTTCCACGATGGTCAATTCAACCTGGCCCGCGGCACGGAGGGCCTTCTCCAGAAAACGGTTGCCGCGGGTGACGAGAAGCACCCGGACCGGCGAGGGCAACTTGCTGATCACGGAAGCGGAGTTATCCACCGCGAGGTCGTCGGTCGTTTTCAGGCTGACCGTGAACTTGCCGATCGGCACTTCAGGCGATTGAGCGGCGACGAAGACGACGGGTTCGGACCTCCGCGGATCGAGGGTAATCGGTTTCGAGTCGAGCACCTGATCGTTGAACCTCAACTCGAGCTCGGCTTGCAGCGCGTTTGAGGAGTAATTGGCGATGCCCGCGAAGATGGCGCGCTGAGCGGGATTCTCCGGGTTGGCCTTCACGTCCAGGGCCACCACGCCCGCGTTATGGTTGGTCGTTCCGACACGGTGATAGACGAGCCGCATGCCTTTGCTCTCGAAGTCCGCCAAGTCGGAGGCGGCGCCATCGCTGAAAAGGTGCGTTTCCGCGTCTGCCTGCTGGTCGCGGGTCAAGGTGTCCGCCAGTTTGAAAGCATCTGAAAGCCGCGTGGGTCCGTCACTGACGTGGCAGGCTTGCAGGGCGCGGCGCAGCGCGGATTTATCGCTCGTCTTGGATTGCTTGAGCTCCGTCACGGACCCCGCCAGCACGATCACCATTTCGCTGGTGTCCTCCAGGCCGTCCACCCATTTCAACGCCTCCTGTCGGGCTTTTTCGAACCGGTTGGGCGCGACGTCCGTGGCTTGCATGGAGGCCGAGGCGTCGAGAATGACCACTTGAAGGCGTCCGCCGCGAACATCCTGGCTGAGGAACGGACGAGCCAACGCGAAGATGGCCAGCAGCAGGAGGAGAATTTGCAGCAGCAGCAGGAGATTCTTGCGGAGTTTTTGAAAAGGGGCGTTGGCCTGGTTTTCAGCCAGAAACCGCTGCCACAGGATGGTGCTGGGAACGAGTCGAACCTGTCGCTTGCGTTTGAGCAGGTAGAGAACCACCACCGCGGGGAGGGTGGCGGCGAACCAAAAGGCGGAGGGGTCGAGGAAATTCATGGCCGGCGCGTCATTTCCAAACCTCCGCCCGCCTCAATTCTTTGAGGAGAAACGCGCCCAAATCGGTGTCGGATCGCGCGAGGAACCAGCCCATGCCGCGTGTCTGGCAATACTCGCGCAAACGCAGGCAGTATCCCTCAACCATTTTCCGGTATTCGGAGAGCCGGTACTTGCCGAAGGTGACTTCCTGCACGGCGCCCGTCTCGGAATCCACAAGGCGCAGATCCCCGAAATAATCGGGCTCGATTTCCTCGGCCGCCAGGATTTGCATGGCATGCACTTGGAAGCCGCGTCCGAGCAGCGCGGTCAGTCCCGGTTCGTAGCCCTCCGGATCCAGAAAATCGCTCAACACGACCGCCAGGCCCGCGTGCGGCGATTGAAGGGCCGCCTGCCGGAGTGATTCGTTGAGTCGCCCCGGGCCTTTCGGTTGCAACCGCCCGAGGGTTTCGAGAAAACGCAGGGAACTCTTGCGTCCGCGAATGCCTCGCAAGGCCATGCGCGCGCCCGCGTTCTCGGGCACTTCCGGAAAGGGCATGACCGTGACGCGATCGAAACCGCAAAGTGCGACATGGCCCAGGGCCGCGGCGACTTTGAGGGCGAAGTCGAGCTTGCGCGCCGCCCCGAAGCTCATGGATTCGCTCGTATCGATGAGCAGGAGCAGGGGCAGTTCGCGCTCTTCCTCGTACAGCTTGACGAATAACCGGTCCAGCCGCCCAAAAAGATTCCAATCCAGATAGCGAAGATCGTCGCCGGTGGCGTAATTGCGGTGATCGGCAAACTCCACCGATTGTCCGCGGGCCTTGCTCCGGCGTTCCCCGCGAGCCGCGCTCTGCGATTTGCGGCGGGCCAGCAACTCAAACTGTTCAAGCCGGCGCAGAGTTTCAGGCGATAGCAGCGCGCTCATGCCCTCAGGCGGTGACAGGCTGGGGATCTCGCGGCACTTCCTTGAGGACTTGGGCGAGCACGTGATCGGTGGTTATGCCTTCCGCCTCGGCTTCGAAATTGACGATCAAGCGGTGGCGCAGGGCTGGCGCCACGACCGATTCCAGATCCTCGAAACTGACGTTGAACCGTCCTTGAGCCAGCGCCCTGACTTTGGCGCCCAAAAGCAGGGTTTGCGCTCCGCGCGGACTGCTGCCGAAACGCAAATACTGATTCGTGATCGGCAGGGCGGTGTCGGTTTTAGGATGCGTGGCCAGAACCAGCCGGACGGCAAAATCTTTGACATGCGACGCCACCGGGACTTCGCGCACGAGCCGTTGCAATTCCTTGAGGCGCGCGCCTTCGATCACTTTGCTCAACTCCGCCCGGCCTCCCTCGGTGGTTCGATTGAGCACTTCCGTCAATTCGGAGGCCGAGGGATAGTTGACGACCAGTTTGAAAAAGAAGCGGTCGAGTTGGGCTTCTGGCAGCGGATAGGTTCCTTCCTGATCAATGGGGTTTTGCGTGGCCAGGACGAAGAAAGGGTCGGGTAACTTGCGAACTTCACCTCCGGCGGTGACGTTTCTTTCCTGCATGGCCTCGAGCATGGCGGACTGAGTCTTGGGGGTGGCTCGATTGATTT is a window of Verrucomicrobiota bacterium DNA encoding:
- a CDS encoding VWA domain-containing protein, translated to MNFRLTDPWWLLLWLVAVPWTLYFHFRSDVGMSAFRKWLALGLRLFIVTLTVLSIAGLQHLKPVEGMNVFFVLDRSDSVPSPQQEAARQFVNQTSALKKKEDRGGVVVFGSSASIESSANPVVHLQKIHSVLSTERTDLAGAIRLAAAAFPETGQKRIVLISDGNENVGDAAAAAYAAGPLGISIDVLPLGAARKNDTSIQKLSLPPQLKKGQTFDVKIFAQADRLQSGKVRLYRNDQLLGEQQVTLDAGKNLFSFPQTLTEPGFYSYEVQLDAPGDMVPQNNRATSFTSVKGDPRILLVSSAPEQDANLADVLRSAQFDLKVAGINGFPGNLAEMQSYDAIFLSNVAAGDLGLDLMRLLESAVRDFGIGLVCIGGDQAFAAGGYRGTPLESALPLDMELSSKKVLPSGAMVIVCHATEFPNGNQWARDIAFAALDALGPQDEMGIVMWDGTDRWLFELAKVADKKAMGRAIAGMNPGDMPNFQRVMEMANEGLKKSNASIKHMVVFSDGDPGAPDAKLMSEIVGNRITLSTVMIGGHVNPDTMMDLATKGKGQFYDVRSPASLPQIFVKEAAVILKSAIFEEPFKPRLASSSELTRGIGGAEFPMLRGYVATSPKPRAEVPLVSDKGDPVLAHWQFGLGRAVAFTSDAKARWAAPWLSWDRYRQFWIQVAQWSLRRLENSEFNTDISIEKGEGILTVEAVDSQGNFRNFLNLQTVVVGPKGEKQTVRLQQSGPGHYEARFPTKEVGMYLLNLLDFKDGVVRSRQSLGTSVNYSPEFNASEPNTPLLGRLAETTGGKMLDLERPEDSPFLHDRKKTHQPRDLWEWLLKLAIVLFPLDIAVRRIQPDWEEWKKATRSLRRFLFFWEKPAVTPDAEESLGALLARRDEVRARRPASTAADPEIFKPRDPAGSNASVLGDFSTPRSEPTAQPSTPTGQATVSAPEQAGEEAGTTSKLLAAKRRAQKRNL
- a CDS encoding VWA domain-containing protein; protein product: MNFLDPSAFWFAATLPAVVVLYLLKRKRQVRLVPSTILWQRFLAENQANAPFQKLRKNLLLLLQILLLLLAIFALARPFLSQDVRGGRLQVVILDASASMQATDVAPNRFEKARQEALKWVDGLEDTSEMVIVLAGSVTELKQSKTSDKSALRRALQACHVSDGPTRLSDAFKLADTLTRDQQADAETHLFSDGAASDLADFESKGMRLVYHRVGTTNHNAGVVALDVKANPENPAQRAIFAGIANYSSNALQAELELRFNDQVLDSKPITLDPRRSEPVVFVAAQSPEVPIGKFTVSLKTTDDLAVDNSASVISKLPSPVRVLLVTRGNRFLEKALRAAGQVELTIVEDIKTPPQTDLVVLDDLTPSVWPEQNVLAIHTSNPAWFSAPPAPLEAPAIVDWKTSHTLMRFVSFDNVQIAQANAVRTPDWAVSILDSQQSPLILAGERERQRIVWVGFDVLKSSWPRRPSFIIFMVNAVEWLNPFSGSPLSIRAGEPFRLPKPEGVAKAEVTFPDGTTRSLDLEPQSRDIVVGDTSRQGVYHLKAGTQETLFAVNLLDSPESDIAPREEIKLGKYGEVSATTLKKASLELWRWIAAAALVLMCCEWWYFNKRTA
- a CDS encoding DUF58 domain-containing protein, which codes for MSALLSPETLRRLEQFELLARRKSQSAARGERRSKARGQSVEFADHRNYATGDDLRYLDWNLFGRLDRLFVKLYEEERELPLLLLIDTSESMSFGAARKLDFALKVAAALGHVALCGFDRVTVMPFPEVPENAGARMALRGIRGRKSSLRFLETLGRLQPKGPGRLNESLRQAALQSPHAGLAVVLSDFLDPEGYEPGLTALLGRGFQVHAMQILAAEEIEPDYFGDLRLVDSETGAVQEVTFGKYRLSEYRKMVEGYCLRLREYCQTRGMGWFLARSDTDLGAFLLKELRRAEVWK
- a CDS encoding MoxR family ATPase encodes the protein MDQDAKIDLFRDAYTRLRQEIAKVIVGHDAIVEGTLTAIFGGGHVLLEGVPGLGKTLLVRTLSEVLDLSFNRVQFTPDLMPADILGTNLVMESPDGRREFQFQKGPIFAHIVLADEINRATPKTQSAMLEAMQERNVTAGGEVRKLPDPFFVLATQNPIDQEGTYPLPEAQLDRFFFKLVVNYPSASELTEVLNRTTEGGRAELSKVIEGARLKELQRLVREVPVASHVKDFAVRLVLATHPKTDTALPITNQYLRFGSSPRGAQTLLLGAKVRALAQGRFNVSFEDLESVVAPALRHRLIVNFEAEAEGITTDHVLAQVLKEVPRDPQPVTA